The Bombus pyrosoma isolate SC7728 linkage group LG3, ASM1482585v1, whole genome shotgun sequence genome has a segment encoding these proteins:
- the LOC122566085 gene encoding uncharacterized protein LOC122566085 isoform X1, which yields MPNDMRMYTLKPIVSLPQMLHHRKTMYEMRNIHEEQSTDDHMEAENKIVPDITEQVISFLKSPLPEYNALEARQEKILAQLAELKKQVSTLSGFLRQTKQTTVVDKSSTVNKSQEPINVNLIINVNPKRQPYFISALQKLWKDTDIKVQTYVHSSINKEVSVNYESTTSSSKNNIINLSLIWKNVNDLELISGLYSYYITGETNFLRYLSRLINSHNYENSDCTEKINTTDLILDLCHSLYFEESAKKKQEILSLIADKLNWPDKKDFDIADVAVWCTIKQFFPKKYPPKLNKWYEACEKHFV from the exons ATGCCAAACGATATGAGAATGTATACGTTAAAGCCGATTGTTTCCTTGCCACAAATGTTGCATCATAGGAAAACGATGTACGAAATGCGAAATATTCATGAAGAACAATCAACAGACGACCATATGGAAGCCGAGAACAAGATCGTGCCTGATATCACTGAGCAGGTTATCAGCTTTTTAAAG agTCCACTACCAGAATATAATGCATTAGAAGCACGGCAAGAAAAGATACTGGCACAACTTGCAGAACTTAAGAAGCAAGTTTCAACACTTTCTGGATTTTTAAGACAAACAAAACAAACTACAGTAGTTGATAAAAGTTCTACAGTTAATAAGAGCCAG GAGCCAATTAATGTGAATCTTATCATTAATGTGAATCCTAAAAGACAACCTTATTTTATATCAGCGTTGCAAAAGTTGTGGAAAGATACTGATATTAAAGTACAAACTTATGTTCATTCAAGTATTAATAAAGAAGTATCTGTTAATTATGAATCAACTACAAgttcttctaaaaataatattattaatttatcattgatctggaaaaatg TTAATGATCTGGAACTTATATCTGGTCTATATAGTTACTATATAACTggcgaaacaaattttttaagatatttaagtagattaataaattcgcataattatgaaaattccGATTGTACAGAAAAGATAAACACTACTGACTTGATATTAGATTTGTGtcattctttatattttgaagaatcagcaaagaaaaagcaagaaatattatctttaatagcagataaattaaattggcCAGATAAAAAGGACTTTGATATAGCAGACGTTGCTGTATGGTGtacaattaaacaattttttcccaAAAAATATCCGCCAAAACTTAACAAGTGGTATGAAGCATGTGaaaaacattttgtataa
- the LOC122566085 gene encoding uncharacterized protein LOC122566085 isoform X2, with product MPNDMRMYTLKPIVSLPQMLHHRKTMYEMRNIHEEQSTDDHMEAENKIVPDITEQSPLPEYNALEARQEKILAQLAELKKQVSTLSGFLRQTKQTTVVDKSSTVNKSQEPINVNLIINVNPKRQPYFISALQKLWKDTDIKVQTYVHSSINKEVSVNYESTTSSSKNNIINLSLIWKNVNDLELISGLYSYYITGETNFLRYLSRLINSHNYENSDCTEKINTTDLILDLCHSLYFEESAKKKQEILSLIADKLNWPDKKDFDIADVAVWCTIKQFFPKKYPPKLNKWYEACEKHFV from the exons ATGCCAAACGATATGAGAATGTATACGTTAAAGCCGATTGTTTCCTTGCCACAAATGTTGCATCATAGGAAAACGATGTACGAAATGCGAAATATTCATGAAGAACAATCAACAGACGACCATATGGAAGCCGAGAACAAGATCGTGCCTGATATCACTGAGCAG agTCCACTACCAGAATATAATGCATTAGAAGCACGGCAAGAAAAGATACTGGCACAACTTGCAGAACTTAAGAAGCAAGTTTCAACACTTTCTGGATTTTTAAGACAAACAAAACAAACTACAGTAGTTGATAAAAGTTCTACAGTTAATAAGAGCCAG GAGCCAATTAATGTGAATCTTATCATTAATGTGAATCCTAAAAGACAACCTTATTTTATATCAGCGTTGCAAAAGTTGTGGAAAGATACTGATATTAAAGTACAAACTTATGTTCATTCAAGTATTAATAAAGAAGTATCTGTTAATTATGAATCAACTACAAgttcttctaaaaataatattattaatttatcattgatctggaaaaatg TTAATGATCTGGAACTTATATCTGGTCTATATAGTTACTATATAACTggcgaaacaaattttttaagatatttaagtagattaataaattcgcataattatgaaaattccGATTGTACAGAAAAGATAAACACTACTGACTTGATATTAGATTTGTGtcattctttatattttgaagaatcagcaaagaaaaagcaagaaatattatctttaatagcagataaattaaattggcCAGATAAAAAGGACTTTGATATAGCAGACGTTGCTGTATGGTGtacaattaaacaattttttcccaAAAAATATCCGCCAAAACTTAACAAGTGGTATGAAGCATGTGaaaaacattttgtataa